In Sphaerospermopsis torques-reginae ITEP-024, the genomic window GATTAGGACTGTATCTAGATATCAGCCGGATGCGGTTTGATAACGCTTTCGTGGAGTCGTTGCAGTCGAAATTTGATAAAGCATTTGCGGATATGGACGCTTTGGAAAAGGGAGCGATCGCCAATCCTGATGAAAACCGCATGGTAGGACACTACTGGTTGCGTAACCCAGACTTAGCACCCTCTCCAGAACTAAAACAAGAAATTGTTCAAACCTTAGAACAAATCGAAGCTTTTGCAGATCAAGTACACACAGGGGCAGTTCATCCCCCCAAAGAAAGCCGCTTTACTGACATTATTTCCATCGGTATTGGTGGTTCTGCTTTAGGTCCTCAGTTTGTTGCTGAAGCACTTGCACCCGATTTTCCTCCCCTCAACATTCACTTTATCGACAATACGGATCCTGCTGGTATTGATCGGGTTCTCTCCTCTATCGGTGATAAACTGGCTACTACCCTAGTATTAGTCATTTCTAAATCTGGTGGTACACCCGAACCCCGTAACGGCATGATCGAGGTGAAAAAAGCCTACGCTGCCAAAAATTTAGACTTTGCTAAATATGCAGTTGCCATCACCAGCACAGATAGTAACTTAGATAAAGTGGCTCAATCTGAAGGTTGGTTAACAACTGTCCCCATGTATGACTGGGTAGGTGGGCGTACTTCAGAAATGTCTTCCGTAGGATTATTACCCGCAGCATTACAGGGTATTGATATCCGTGCCATGTTAGATGGTGCAAAAGAAATGGATGATGCCACCCGTGTTGCTAACATCAAAAATAACCCCGCAGCATTATTAGCATTATCTTGGTACTTCTCCGGTAACGGCAAAGGCGAAAAAGATATGGTTGTCTTACCTTACAAAGACAGCTTGTTATTATTTAGCCGTTATTTACAACAATTGGTAATGGAATCTTTGGGTAAAGAACAAGATTTAGACGGTAAAACTGTATATCAAGGTATTGCCGTTTATGGTAACAAAGGT contains:
- a CDS encoding glucose-6-phosphate isomerase, encoding MDAKALWQRYQEWLYYHEGLGLYLDISRMRFDNAFVESLQSKFDKAFADMDALEKGAIANPDENRMVGHYWLRNPDLAPSPELKQEIVQTLEQIEAFADQVHTGAVHPPKESRFTDIISIGIGGSALGPQFVAEALAPDFPPLNIHFIDNTDPAGIDRVLSSIGDKLATTLVLVISKSGGTPEPRNGMIEVKKAYAAKNLDFAKYAVAITSTDSNLDKVAQSEGWLTTVPMYDWVGGRTSEMSSVGLLPAALQGIDIRAMLDGAKEMDDATRVANIKNNPAALLALSWYFSGNGKGEKDMVVLPYKDSLLLFSRYLQQLVMESLGKEQDLDGKTVYQGIAVYGNKGSTDQHAYVQQLREGVPNFFATLIEVLEDRQGASPEIDPGVTSGDYLSGFLLGTRQALYENNRDSITVTIPQVNARTVGALIALYERAVGFYASLVNINAYHQPGVEAGKKAAAAILDLQQKVIKVLQTEKKALSISEIADKAGAAEQVEAIYKILRHLHANNRGVVLTGDLSKPGNLTVSLD